In one window of Hymenobacter nivis DNA:
- a CDS encoding type IA DNA topoisomerase — MIVCIAEKPSVAREIATVLGATRRMDGYMEGNGYQVTWTFGHFCQLKEPDDYDPQWKRWSLHSLPMVPESFGIKLMRRDEGVVKQFHTIKRLVDGATEVINCGDAGQEGEVIQRWVLMEAKCRKPVKRLWISSLTEEAIRQGFNNLRDGKEFDKLYQAGKSRAVGDWLLGLNATRLFTLKYTTYQDKQLLSIGRVQTPTLALLVARHHEIQNFKPEPYWVLRTEYRGTMFAHIAPPKQAKAAEDAPDEKERLRALGYFVTEKEANEALEAVRPAPLVITDVEIKKGRESPPRLFDLTSLQVQCNNQLGLSAEDTLKLVQALYEKKAVSYPRVDTTFLPDDQYPKIPGILRGLAYPTLTAPLLAGKIPKTGKVFNNNKVTDHHAIIPTGAAGPGGGMESSVYDIIARRFIAAFYPDCEVSNTTVLAEAAERPFRVRGRQILSPGWRVVYGDPAQQAAPKPAPATDAKSGAPAAEDDDVVSTVLPAFVKGESGPHAPRLDSKTTQPPKDYTEASLLRGMETAGRNIDDEELRQAMKENGIGRPSTRAAIIETLFKRNYIRREKKRLLPTPTGVELIGLIRNPTLKSAELTGQWEHKLRQIERGELTSEQFLGELTNLVREMVQEVKTDSSGRAVTSGSAEQAVARGPQGPAPAAGGQASAVPAAKKTADVPAGLGPCPVCKTGHVLRGKTAFGCARFREGCAFRLPAEMQGKKFSDPQIKALLAKGRTPIMKGFVGPDGQKFDAALGLDAQHRPVLLPAAESKPTTATEPGQIPCPVCKLGTMLRGSSAYGCSRFREDCQFRVPFAWGGKELTDSQLKQLLRRGETGVIKGFVSAKTGKKYDAALKVDEGRVVPVFG; from the coding sequence GTGATTGTCTGCATTGCCGAAAAGCCCAGCGTAGCCCGTGAAATTGCCACCGTGCTGGGCGCCACCCGCCGCATGGACGGCTATATGGAAGGCAACGGCTACCAGGTGACCTGGACCTTCGGCCACTTCTGCCAGCTCAAGGAGCCCGACGACTACGACCCGCAGTGGAAGCGCTGGAGCCTGCACAGCCTGCCTATGGTGCCGGAGAGCTTCGGCATTAAGCTCATGCGCCGCGACGAGGGCGTGGTGAAGCAGTTCCACACCATTAAGCGGCTGGTGGACGGGGCCACGGAGGTCATCAACTGCGGCGACGCCGGCCAGGAAGGGGAGGTGATTCAGCGCTGGGTGCTGATGGAGGCCAAGTGCCGGAAGCCGGTGAAGCGGCTCTGGATTTCATCGCTCACCGAGGAAGCCATTCGCCAAGGGTTCAATAACTTGCGCGATGGCAAGGAGTTCGATAAGCTGTACCAAGCTGGTAAGAGCCGGGCCGTGGGCGACTGGCTGCTGGGCCTGAACGCCACCCGCCTCTTCACCCTGAAATATACCACCTACCAGGACAAGCAGCTGCTGAGCATCGGGCGAGTGCAGACGCCCACGCTGGCCCTGCTGGTGGCCCGCCACCACGAAATCCAGAACTTCAAGCCCGAGCCCTACTGGGTGCTGCGCACCGAATACCGGGGCACGATGTTCGCCCACATCGCCCCGCCCAAGCAGGCCAAAGCCGCTGAGGATGCGCCCGACGAAAAGGAGCGCCTCCGGGCCCTGGGCTACTTCGTGACCGAGAAGGAAGCCAACGAGGCCCTGGAAGCCGTGCGCCCCGCGCCGCTGGTCATTACCGACGTCGAGATTAAAAAAGGGCGCGAATCGCCGCCGCGCCTGTTCGATTTGACCTCGCTGCAAGTGCAGTGCAACAACCAGTTAGGGTTATCGGCCGAGGATACGCTGAAGCTGGTGCAGGCCCTGTACGAGAAGAAAGCTGTGAGCTACCCGCGGGTGGACACCACGTTTTTGCCCGATGACCAGTACCCGAAAATTCCCGGTATTTTGCGCGGGCTGGCGTACCCCACGCTGACGGCGCCGCTGCTGGCGGGCAAGATTCCGAAGACGGGCAAGGTGTTTAACAACAACAAGGTAACCGACCACCACGCTATCATTCCGACCGGCGCGGCGGGCCCCGGCGGCGGCATGGAGAGCAGCGTGTACGACATCATCGCCCGGCGCTTCATCGCCGCGTTTTACCCCGACTGCGAGGTGAGCAACACCACTGTGCTGGCCGAGGCGGCCGAGCGCCCGTTCCGGGTGCGCGGCCGCCAGATTCTCAGCCCCGGCTGGCGCGTGGTGTACGGCGACCCGGCCCAGCAGGCGGCCCCCAAGCCTGCACCCGCCACCGATGCCAAATCTGGGGCCCCCGCCGCAGAAGACGACGATGTAGTGAGCACCGTACTGCCGGCGTTTGTGAAGGGTGAAAGTGGGCCCCACGCGCCGCGCCTCGATAGCAAAACCACCCAGCCGCCCAAGGATTACACCGAGGCCAGCCTGCTGCGCGGAATGGAAACTGCTGGCCGCAACATCGATGACGAGGAGCTGCGCCAGGCCATGAAGGAGAATGGTATCGGCCGTCCCAGCACCCGCGCTGCCATCATCGAAACGCTGTTCAAGCGCAACTACATCCGGCGCGAGAAAAAGCGTCTTCTGCCCACGCCGACGGGTGTCGAACTGATTGGCCTCATCCGCAACCCAACCCTGAAATCGGCGGAGCTGACCGGACAGTGGGAGCACAAGCTGCGCCAGATTGAGCGCGGCGAGCTCACCAGCGAGCAGTTCCTGGGCGAGCTCACGAACCTGGTGCGCGAAATGGTGCAGGAGGTTAAAACCGACAGCAGCGGCCGCGCCGTAACCAGCGGCAGCGCCGAGCAAGCCGTCGCCCGGGGCCCCCAGGGCCCCGCCCCGGCCGCCGGTGGCCAGGCCAGCGCGGTCCCGGCGGCCAAGAAAACCGCCGACGTCCCAGCCGGCCTGGGCCCCTGCCCGGTCTGCAAAACCGGCCACGTGCTGCGCGGCAAAACAGCTTTTGGCTGCGCCCGCTTCCGCGAGGGCTGCGCTTTCCGGCTGCCGGCCGAAATGCAGGGCAAGAAGTTCAGCGACCCGCAGATTAAAGCGCTGCTGGCCAAGGGCCGCACGCCGATTATGAAGGGCTTTGTGGGGCCCGACGGGCAGAAGTTTGACGCCGCCCTGGGCCTCGACGCCCAGCACCGGCCCGTGCTGCTGCCTGCCGCCGAAAGCAAGCCCACCACCGCTACCGAACCCGGCCAGATTCCGTGCCCGGTGTGCAAACTCGGCACAATGCTGCGCGGCAGCAGTGCCTACGGCTGCTCGCGCTTCCGCGAGGACTGTCAGTTCCGGGTGCCCTTCGCCTGGGGCGGCAAGGAGCTGACCGACTCGCAACTAAAGCAGCTGCTGCGCCGCGGCGAAACGGGCGTCATCAAGGGCTTCGTGTCGGCCAAAACCGGCAAGAAGTACGACGCTGCTTTGAAGGTTGACGAAGGCCGGGTGGTGCCAGTGTTTGGGTAA
- a CDS encoding NADP-dependent isocitrate dehydrogenase, protein MQPKVPITVATGDGIGPEIMTQTLRVLEAAGAAIAPEFIEVGEQVYRAGHSSGILPSAWDSLRRTQVLLKAPITTPLGGGYKSLNVTLRKTLGLYANVRPSRSLFPAVATRFPDLDVVIIRENEEDLYAGIEHQQTPDVVQCLKLVSRPGCEKIVRYAFEYCRLHGRRKLTCMTKDNIMKLTDGLFHRVYTEVGQEYPDIEQEHQIIDIGTARLADTPERYDVVVTLNLYGDIISDVVAQVAGSVGLAGSANVGDHGALFEAIHGSAPDIAGQNIANPSGLLQAAVLMLVHIGQGEVAARVHNAWLRALEDGYHTADIYQPGTSQEKVGTVGFADAVIARLGQLPQHLRPFQAGPAAEQKPMVLTPRHVGVQQLVGIDVFLRWDGTDPNELGQQLEMLTGHRLQLKLITNRGVKVYPEGHPETFCTDHWRCRFVAATARVSDGQLGYTPVPFADVLALLHRLADFNLYIIKTENLYLFDGERAFSLGQGE, encoded by the coding sequence ATGCAGCCCAAAGTACCCATCACCGTTGCTACTGGCGACGGCATCGGCCCCGAAATTATGACCCAGACCCTGCGCGTGCTCGAAGCCGCGGGGGCCGCCATCGCCCCGGAGTTTATCGAGGTGGGCGAGCAGGTGTACCGCGCCGGCCACAGCTCCGGCATCCTGCCCTCGGCTTGGGATTCGCTGCGGCGCACGCAGGTGCTGCTGAAAGCGCCCATCACCACGCCGCTGGGCGGAGGCTACAAAAGCCTGAACGTGACGCTGCGTAAAACCCTGGGCCTGTACGCCAATGTGCGGCCGAGCCGCAGCTTGTTTCCGGCCGTGGCCACGCGCTTCCCCGACCTCGACGTGGTGATTATCCGCGAGAACGAGGAGGATTTGTACGCCGGCATCGAGCATCAGCAAACGCCCGATGTGGTGCAGTGCCTCAAGCTGGTGTCGCGGCCGGGCTGCGAGAAAATCGTGCGCTACGCCTTTGAGTATTGCCGCCTGCACGGCCGGCGCAAGCTCACGTGCATGACCAAGGACAATATTATGAAGCTCACCGACGGCCTCTTTCACCGGGTGTATACGGAGGTGGGCCAGGAGTACCCCGATATCGAGCAGGAGCACCAGATTATTGATATTGGCACCGCCCGGCTGGCCGACACGCCTGAGCGCTACGACGTGGTGGTGACCCTGAACCTGTACGGCGACATTATTTCGGACGTGGTGGCGCAAGTGGCCGGCTCGGTGGGCCTGGCTGGCTCGGCCAACGTGGGCGACCACGGGGCCCTGTTCGAGGCCATTCACGGTTCGGCCCCTGACATTGCGGGCCAGAACATTGCCAATCCCTCGGGCCTGCTGCAGGCGGCCGTGCTGATGCTGGTGCACATCGGGCAGGGCGAGGTAGCGGCGCGGGTCCACAACGCCTGGCTCCGCGCCCTGGAAGACGGCTACCACACGGCCGACATCTACCAGCCCGGCACCAGCCAGGAAAAGGTGGGCACGGTAGGCTTCGCCGATGCCGTGATTGCCCGCCTGGGCCAGCTGCCCCAGCACCTGCGGCCCTTCCAGGCCGGCCCAGCCGCCGAGCAGAAGCCGATGGTGCTGACCCCGCGCCATGTGGGCGTGCAGCAGCTGGTAGGTATTGACGTGTTTTTGCGTTGGGATGGCACCGACCCCAACGAGCTGGGCCAGCAGCTGGAAATGCTCACCGGCCACCGGCTGCAACTCAAGCTCATCACCAACCGCGGCGTGAAGGTGTACCCCGAGGGCCACCCCGAAACGTTCTGCACCGACCACTGGCGCTGCCGCTTCGTGGCCGCCACCGCCCGCGTGAGCGATGGGCAGCTCGGCTACACCCCCGTGCCGTTTGCCGACGTGCTGGCCCTGCTGCACCGCCTGGCCGATTTCAACCTCTACATCATCAAAACCGAAAACCTGTACCTTTTCGACGGCGAGCGCGCCTTCTCGCTGGGGCAAGGCGAGTAG
- a CDS encoding sensor histidine kinase encodes MSIRLRLALQFGGLLVVTLVLLLAAIYFFTRQSRREVFTQSLFSRAEVMGHVYADGQARADSGQAASYRRYLRQLYRTLPDEEGQVYDTAGRLVFREGQRATSHRVPAAWLHEVRRTGRAVLEPEHDFHETVGLRYADPRLGDLIVLASSVDEDGREQLRGLRRVLGAGLLAAVVFAGVGGWVFAGQALRPLRRMVGEVDGITASDLGQRLSHAAGPADELGRLAQRFNQLLDRLEAAFAGQRTFVRDASHELRTPLTALTGELEVALLQAERPATEYRRVLQRTLDAARQLTSLTNGLLQIAQASGDPSQLPLRPVDLGELLLLAHEQVGRRYPTSRVDLDLGESAEAGALVVLGNEPLLLSAMLNVLDNACKFSAAGGQPVTATLALPAGRPTLLVTDEGLGLSPTDLEQVFVPFFRAAAARAVPGHGIGLPLTARIMALHGGAVRLASEPGRGTRVWLEWPAPPKNLA; translated from the coding sequence ATGTCCATTCGCTTGCGCCTAGCCTTACAGTTCGGAGGGCTACTGGTGGTGACGCTGGTGCTGCTACTGGCCGCAATTTATTTTTTCACCCGGCAGTCGCGGCGCGAAGTGTTCACCCAAAGCCTGTTTAGCCGGGCCGAAGTGATGGGGCACGTGTACGCCGACGGGCAGGCGCGGGCCGACTCAGGCCAGGCGGCTTCCTACCGGCGCTACTTGCGGCAGCTCTATCGCACGCTGCCCGACGAGGAGGGGCAGGTGTACGACACGGCGGGGCGCCTAGTGTTTCGGGAGGGACAGCGTGCGACTAGCCACCGGGTGCCGGCTGCCTGGCTGCACGAGGTGCGCCGCACGGGCCGGGCAGTGCTGGAGCCGGAGCACGATTTTCACGAAACCGTGGGGCTGCGCTACGCTGACCCGCGCCTGGGCGACCTCATCGTGCTGGCTTCATCGGTGGACGAAGACGGCCGCGAGCAGCTGCGCGGGCTGCGCCGGGTGCTGGGGGCGGGCCTACTGGCGGCGGTGGTTTTCGCAGGGGTAGGCGGCTGGGTGTTCGCGGGCCAGGCCCTGCGCCCGCTGCGCCGCATGGTGGGCGAAGTGGACGGCATCACGGCCTCGGACCTGGGCCAGCGCCTGAGCCACGCCGCCGGCCCGGCCGACGAGCTGGGCCGGCTGGCCCAGCGCTTCAACCAGCTGCTCGACCGCCTCGAAGCGGCCTTTGCCGGCCAGCGCACTTTCGTGCGCGATGCTTCGCACGAACTGCGCACGCCCCTCACGGCCCTCACCGGCGAGCTGGAAGTGGCCCTGCTGCAAGCCGAGCGGCCCGCTACCGAGTACCGCCGCGTGCTTCAGCGCACCCTCGACGCAGCCCGGCAGCTCACCAGCCTCACCAACGGCCTGCTGCAAATCGCCCAGGCCTCGGGCGACCCCTCGCAGCTACCCCTACGGCCCGTGGACCTGGGCGAGCTGCTGCTGCTAGCCCACGAGCAAGTGGGCCGCCGCTACCCCACCAGCCGCGTGGACCTGGACCTGGGCGAAAGCGCGGAGGCCGGGGCCCTCGTGGTGCTCGGCAACGAGCCACTATTGCTCTCGGCCATGCTCAACGTGCTGGATAATGCCTGCAAATTTTCGGCGGCTGGCGGGCAGCCCGTCACGGCCACGCTGGCCCTACCCGCTGGCCGCCCTACCCTGCTGGTAACCGACGAAGGCCTCGGCCTGTCGCCCACCGATTTGGAGCAAGTGTTCGTGCCGTTTTTTCGGGCGGCGGCGGCGCGGGCGGTGCCGGGCCACGGCATCGGGCTGCCGCTCACGGCGCGCATCATGGCCCTGCACGGAGGCGCGGTGCGCCTGGCCAGCGAGCCCGGCCGGGGCACCCGCGTGTGGCTGGAATGGCCGGCCCCGCCGAAGAACCTAGCTTAA
- a CDS encoding GAF domain-containing protein has protein sequence MANPSAHPDLIPTYEPHRLEALRPYQVLSVPGQQLFNDLVGIVAKLFGVPVALVSLVGADEVVFAGNVGLPGLERVARPDSLCSVAILQDGATVYENLLARPCHLTSPGAAAALDLQFYAGQPLRSADGFPIGTLCVMDHAPRVFSAEESVLLASLGDVATALLDLRVTLETNPGLADALRQRVDARIDQSLTRIDTLASLQQWESAPDTEAALSYRRSSREEATQVVRVLHAELRQTLADLHR, from the coding sequence ATGGCTAACCCGTCCGCGCACCCCGACCTGATTCCCACCTACGAGCCCCATCGCCTGGAGGCCCTGCGGCCCTACCAGGTGCTGAGCGTGCCCGGCCAGCAGCTCTTCAACGACCTGGTGGGCATTGTGGCCAAGCTCTTTGGCGTGCCCGTAGCCCTGGTTTCGCTGGTGGGGGCCGACGAAGTCGTCTTCGCCGGCAACGTGGGCCTGCCCGGCCTTGAGCGGGTAGCGCGGCCCGACAGCCTGTGCTCGGTGGCCATTTTGCAAGACGGCGCGACGGTATACGAAAACCTGCTGGCGCGCCCCTGCCACCTCACCAGCCCCGGCGCGGCGGCGGCGCTGGACCTGCAGTTCTACGCCGGCCAGCCCCTGCGCTCGGCCGACGGCTTCCCCATCGGCACGCTGTGCGTGATGGACCACGCGCCGCGCGTGTTTTCGGCCGAGGAAAGCGTGCTGCTGGCCAGTCTCGGCGACGTGGCCACGGCCTTGCTCGACCTGCGCGTAACCTTGGAAACTAACCCTGGCCTGGCCGATGCCCTGCGCCAGCGCGTCGACGCGCGCATCGACCAGTCACTCACCCGCATTGACACCCTGGCCTCGCTCCAGCAGTGGGAAAGCGCGCCCGACACCGAGGCCGCCCTTAGCTACCGCCGCTCCAGCCGCGAAGAGGCCACCCAGGTGGTGCGCGTGCTGCACGCCGAGCTGCGCCAAACCCTGGCCGACCTGCACCGCTAG
- a CDS encoding response regulator transcription factor, with protein MRILLVEDEPSVAAFLHQGLREQGYTVDLAADGLLGLTRAQATRYDCLILDQLLPGLSGLEVCRQVRAHDAGIPILMLTALGETDDKIRGLDAGADDYLVKPFAFEELLARLRALVRRRTEAPALAAPLHLADLTLDPAAKRVTRAGQAVQLTAREFALLEYLLRHQNRVVSRADLLEHVWDLSFDTGSNVVDVYINFLRKKIDKGFDTKLIHTLVGMGYMLRKE; from the coding sequence ATGCGCATTCTATTAGTCGAAGACGAACCTTCCGTGGCCGCATTCCTGCACCAGGGCCTCCGCGAGCAGGGCTACACCGTGGACCTGGCCGCCGACGGCCTGCTGGGCCTCACCCGCGCCCAGGCCACGCGCTACGACTGCCTCATCCTCGACCAGCTGCTGCCGGGGCTGAGCGGGCTGGAAGTGTGCCGCCAGGTGCGGGCCCACGACGCGGGCATACCCATCCTGATGCTGACGGCGCTGGGCGAGACGGACGATAAAATCCGGGGCCTCGACGCTGGGGCCGACGACTACCTCGTGAAGCCCTTCGCCTTCGAGGAGCTGCTGGCGCGCCTGCGGGCCCTGGTGCGCCGCCGCACCGAGGCCCCCGCCTTAGCCGCCCCCCTGCACCTGGCCGACCTCACCCTCGACCCCGCCGCCAAGCGCGTGACGCGCGCTGGCCAGGCCGTGCAGCTCACGGCCCGCGAGTTTGCGTTGCTCGAATACCTGCTGCGCCACCAAAACCGGGTGGTGAGCCGCGCCGATTTGCTGGAGCACGTCTGGGACCTGAGCTTCGACACCGGCTCGAACGTGGTGGACGTGTACATCAACTTCCTGCGCAAAAAAATCGACAAAGGCTTCGACACCAAGCTCATCCACACGCTAGTGGGCATGGGCTACATGCTGCGCAAAGAATAA
- a CDS encoding TetR/AcrR family transcriptional regulator, which translates to MNATIRLELNDKLYLRDPQDTDLGRRLVAESVRLIDEIGFEQFTFKKLAQRIESTEASLYRYFENKHKLLVYLVSWYWAWLGYQIRFHTHNVSDAHDRLRLILGILTQAHTSDPATTQLDEAALYRIVVSEASKAYLTKDVDLDNQAGLFREYKRLVASIAEVVREINPAYPYPLALVSTLLESARKQLFFAQHLPSLTDAATRQGEQNAIYDFLLKLAFAALNQA; encoded by the coding sequence ATGAATGCCACGATTCGCCTTGAGCTGAACGACAAGCTGTACCTGCGCGATCCGCAGGACACTGATCTGGGCCGCCGGCTGGTGGCCGAAAGCGTGCGGCTGATTGATGAAATCGGCTTCGAGCAGTTCACTTTCAAGAAGCTGGCCCAGCGCATCGAATCCACGGAGGCGTCGCTCTACCGCTATTTTGAGAACAAGCACAAGCTGCTGGTGTACCTGGTGAGCTGGTACTGGGCCTGGCTGGGCTACCAGATTCGGTTCCATACCCACAACGTATCCGACGCCCACGACCGCCTGCGCCTGATTCTGGGCATCCTCACCCAGGCGCACACCAGCGACCCGGCCACGACCCAGCTCGACGAGGCCGCCCTCTACCGAATCGTGGTCAGCGAAGCCTCCAAAGCCTACCTCACCAAGGATGTGGACTTGGACAACCAAGCCGGGCTATTTCGGGAATATAAGCGGCTGGTAGCCAGTATTGCCGAGGTGGTGCGCGAGATTAACCCCGCCTATCCCTACCCCCTCGCCCTGGTCAGCACCCTGCTCGAATCGGCGCGCAAGCAGCTGTTCTTTGCCCAGCACCTGCCTTCGCTCACCGACGCAGCCACCCGCCAAGGCGAGCAAAACGCCATCTACGACTTTCTGCTGAAGCTGGCTTTTGCCGCGCTGAACCAAGCTTAG
- a CDS encoding secondary thiamine-phosphate synthase enzyme YjbQ, with translation MVFQKQLRLPALRRGFHLITDYVLDELPELRQVRAGLLHIFIQHTSASLCINENADPTVRHDFEQFFNRTAPENAPYFRHNSEGPDDMPAHLKTALLGSSVSIPITNGAPALGIWQGIYLGEHRDHGGHRSLVITLMGE, from the coding sequence ATGGTTTTTCAGAAACAGCTGCGGCTGCCGGCCCTACGCCGCGGCTTCCACCTCATCACCGATTACGTGCTGGACGAGCTGCCCGAGCTCCGGCAGGTGCGGGCCGGCCTGTTGCACATTTTCATCCAGCACACGTCGGCCAGCTTGTGTATCAATGAAAACGCCGACCCCACGGTACGCCACGACTTCGAGCAGTTCTTCAACCGCACCGCCCCCGAAAATGCGCCCTATTTCCGGCACAACTCAGAGGGCCCCGACGACATGCCGGCCCACCTGAAAACTGCGCTGCTGGGCAGCAGCGTCAGCATACCCATCACGAACGGGGCCCCGGCCCTGGGCATCTGGCAAGGCATTTACCTGGGCGAGCACCGCGACCACGGCGGCCACCGCTCATTAGTAATCACGCTGATGGGCGAGTAA
- a CDS encoding amino acid permease — MLKKSLALLQREAAETGSNTLKRTLNGFSLITIGIGVIIGAGLFSLTGIAAANNAGPAVTLSFVVAAVGCAFSALCYAEFAALVPVSGSAYTYSYATMGELFAWIIGWDLVLEYSVGAATVAISWSQYLIKFLGKYGLHLPAQLVMSPFESAKLADGSTVTGYVNVPAMLVVLAITAIVTRGTKGSAWFNALVVALKVAVVLVFIALGWKYIDPANYQPYIPANTGKFGEFGLSGILRGAGVIFFVFIGFDIVATMAQETKNPQRNMPIGILGSLAVCTVLFVLFGHVLTGLANYTEFKNSAAPVAIAIEKTPYAWLSSAVILAILIGYTSVILVDLLGQSRVFFSMSRDGLLPPVFSRLHPKFNTPFQSTLLLGSFIAVFAGFVPISVVGEMTSIGTLLAFVMVCLGVMIMRRTNPDAPRSFRTPWVPVVPILGIVVCLVMMASLPWQTWLRLFVWLALGLAIYYGYGRKNSKLRQAQERGDTDAA; from the coding sequence ATGCTGAAAAAATCACTGGCCCTGTTGCAGCGCGAAGCGGCCGAAACCGGGAGCAACACCCTCAAGCGTACCCTCAACGGCTTCAGCCTCATTACTATCGGTATCGGCGTCATTATCGGCGCGGGCCTGTTTTCGCTCACCGGCATCGCGGCGGCCAACAACGCGGGGCCGGCCGTTACGCTCTCCTTCGTGGTGGCAGCGGTGGGCTGCGCCTTTTCGGCGCTGTGCTACGCCGAATTTGCCGCGCTGGTGCCCGTATCAGGCTCGGCCTACACCTATTCCTACGCCACTATGGGCGAGCTTTTCGCTTGGATTATCGGCTGGGACCTCGTGCTTGAGTACTCGGTGGGGGCTGCCACGGTGGCTATCAGCTGGTCGCAGTACCTCATCAAGTTTCTGGGTAAGTACGGCCTGCACCTACCGGCCCAGCTAGTGATGTCGCCCTTCGAGTCGGCCAAGCTGGCCGACGGCTCCACCGTGACGGGCTACGTGAACGTGCCGGCCATGTTGGTGGTGCTGGCCATTACGGCCATCGTCACGCGGGGCACTAAGGGTTCGGCGTGGTTCAATGCCCTGGTAGTGGCCCTGAAGGTGGCCGTGGTGCTGGTGTTCATCGCCCTGGGCTGGAAGTACATCGACCCCGCCAACTACCAGCCCTATATCCCGGCCAACACCGGCAAGTTCGGCGAGTTCGGCCTGAGCGGCATTTTGCGGGGCGCGGGCGTGATTTTCTTCGTCTTCATCGGCTTCGACATCGTGGCCACCATGGCCCAGGAAACCAAGAACCCGCAGCGCAACATGCCCATCGGCATCCTCGGCTCGCTGGCGGTGTGCACGGTGCTGTTCGTGCTCTTCGGCCACGTCCTCACGGGCTTAGCCAATTATACCGAGTTCAAAAATAGCGCCGCGCCGGTAGCCATCGCCATCGAAAAAACGCCCTATGCCTGGCTCAGCTCAGCCGTAATTCTGGCCATCCTCATCGGCTACACGTCCGTGATTCTGGTCGATTTGCTGGGGCAGTCGCGGGTGTTTTTCTCGATGTCGCGCGACGGGCTGCTGCCGCCGGTGTTCTCCCGGCTGCACCCAAAATTCAACACGCCGTTTCAGTCGACCCTGCTGCTGGGTTCGTTCATTGCCGTGTTTGCCGGCTTCGTGCCCATATCGGTGGTAGGCGAAATGACGAGCATCGGCACGCTGCTGGCCTTCGTGATGGTGTGCCTGGGCGTTATGATCATGCGCCGCACCAACCCCGACGCGCCCCGCAGCTTCCGCACGCCGTGGGTGCCGGTGGTGCCCATTCTGGGCATCGTGGTGTGCCTGGTAATGATGGCCTCGCTGCCCTGGCAAACCTGGCTGCGGCTGTTCGTATGGCTGGCCCTGGGCCTGGCCATTTACTACGGCTATGGCCGCAAAAACAGCAAGCTGCGCCAGGCCCAGGAGCGCGGCGACACCGATGCGGCCTAA
- a CDS encoding CPBP family intramembrane glutamic endopeptidase yields MEIFVSEATEAPAPRRPAPAYPILAESWGILGWYVLATLVVGSGGYALLNTATSWPRAQSILVASMVANGALLAFLRWKAGPRWQSWQLRGQARPWLFAALPAVAMASILVRSLLGFLHLPSTSGSIFQEISRTPAVALLLGAGGAAVLEEILFRGVILNGLLQNRRPWVAIAQSALLFSLFHLNPAQSVSAGLFGLLLGWLYYRTRSLGVCMAVHALNNSVAFVALRWAPAAWQKDPLLEDFGSGWAYAGAVGLSALVLAAVLWWVQRTTSPPVWAPGEPADDSAVAVGLGAAA; encoded by the coding sequence ATGGAGATATTCGTATCCGAAGCAACCGAAGCACCCGCACCCCGCCGCCCCGCCCCGGCGTACCCCATCCTGGCCGAGAGCTGGGGCATCCTGGGCTGGTACGTGCTGGCGACCCTGGTGGTGGGCAGCGGCGGCTACGCATTGCTGAACACCGCCACTTCCTGGCCACGGGCTCAGTCAATACTGGTGGCCTCGATGGTGGCCAATGGGGCCCTGCTGGCATTTCTGCGCTGGAAGGCGGGCCCGCGGTGGCAGTCCTGGCAGCTGCGGGGGCAGGCGCGGCCGTGGCTGTTCGCCGCGCTGCCCGCGGTGGCAATGGCCAGCATTTTGGTACGTTCACTGCTCGGTTTTTTGCACCTGCCCAGTACCAGCGGCAGCATTTTTCAGGAAATAAGCCGAACGCCCGCCGTGGCCCTGCTGCTGGGGGCCGGGGGCGCCGCCGTACTCGAAGAAATACTGTTTCGGGGCGTTATCCTGAACGGATTGCTGCAAAACCGGCGGCCCTGGGTGGCCATTGCGCAGTCGGCGCTGCTCTTCAGCTTGTTCCATCTCAACCCGGCGCAGAGCGTAAGCGCCGGGCTTTTTGGCCTGCTGCTGGGCTGGCTGTACTACCGCACCCGGTCGCTGGGCGTGTGCATGGCGGTGCACGCGCTCAACAACTCGGTGGCGTTCGTGGCGTTGCGCTGGGCCCCGGCGGCCTGGCAAAAAGATCCGCTGCTGGAGGACTTCGGTTCGGGCTGGGCCTACGCGGGTGCGGTGGGGCTGAGTGCGCTGGTGCTGGCCGCAGTGCTGTGGTGGGTGCAGCGCACGACTTCGCCCCCGGTATGGGCCCCGGGCGAGCCGGCCGATGATTCGGCGGTGGCAGTGGGGCTGGGCGCGGCGGCATAG